A stretch of the Streptomyces sp. NBC_01428 genome encodes the following:
- a CDS encoding aldose epimerase family protein, which translates to MSELFGTLSDGTPVHRFTLERAGVRVRVLTYGGIVQSAEVPDRDGRALDVTLGFPDLAGYVEHPEPYLGALVGRYANRIGGARFPLDGATYHLAPNNGPNSLHGGDGGFDKRVWDAEPLEHGVRLSRVSPHGEEGFPGRVEVSAAYTLDERGALRIVYEAVGDAPTVLNLTNHTYWNLSGSGSAIGHELRLDASRLTPVDADLIPTGELEPVEGTRFDFRTARKTGAGYDHNFVLDKGITDTPVEVAELHDPASGRVLTVATTEPGLQFYTADHLDAPFAPNDGIALETQHFPDSPNRPEFPTTELRPGQVYRSETVYAFSTRD; encoded by the coding sequence ATGAGCGAACTTTTCGGCACACTTTCCGACGGCACCCCCGTCCACCGCTTCACGCTGGAGCGGGCCGGGGTCCGGGTGCGTGTGCTCACGTACGGCGGCATCGTGCAGTCGGCCGAGGTGCCGGACCGGGACGGGCGGGCCCTCGACGTCACGCTGGGCTTCCCCGACCTGGCGGGGTACGTGGAGCACCCGGAGCCGTATCTCGGGGCCCTGGTGGGGCGGTACGCGAACCGGATCGGCGGGGCGCGCTTCCCGCTCGACGGGGCGACCTACCACCTGGCGCCGAACAACGGGCCCAACTCGCTGCACGGCGGCGACGGGGGCTTCGACAAGCGGGTGTGGGACGCGGAGCCGCTCGAACACGGGGTGCGGCTCTCCCGGGTCAGCCCGCACGGCGAGGAGGGCTTCCCGGGCCGCGTGGAGGTCTCCGCGGCCTACACCCTCGACGAGCGGGGCGCGCTGCGCATCGTCTACGAGGCGGTCGGTGACGCGCCGACGGTGCTGAACCTGACGAACCACACGTACTGGAACCTGAGCGGATCCGGCAGCGCGATCGGGCACGAGCTGCGGCTGGACGCCTCGCGGCTGACGCCGGTCGACGCCGACCTCATCCCGACCGGGGAGCTGGAGCCCGTCGAGGGCACCCGCTTCGACTTCCGCACCGCGCGCAAGACGGGGGCGGGGTACGACCACAACTTCGTGCTCGACAAGGGGATCACGGACACGCCGGTCGAGGTGGCCGAGCTGCACGATCCGGCGTCCGGGCGGGTGCTGACCGTGGCGACCACCGAACCGGGCCTGCAGTTCTACACCGCCGACCACCTCGACGCCCCGTTCGCTCCCAACGACGGGATCGCGCTGGAGACCCAGCACTTCCCCGACTCGCCGAACCGGCCGGAGTTCCCGACCACCGAGCTGCGGCCGGGCCAGGTCTACCGGTCGGAGACGGTGTACGCGTTCTCCACGCGGGACTAG
- a CDS encoding SGNH/GDSL hydrolase family protein — translation MRNRGHRSRAVLAVAVAALLGAAGCDASGGNSSAPSGTGGHGSPRPTPAWDRSPASMAAVGDSITRGFDACSVLSDCPEVSWATGSDPRVRSLAVRLLGRTGAAERSWNYAVTGARMDDLPGQMAQAATRRPALVTVMAGANDACRASTSAMTSVTSFRRSFQDAMDTLRGTLPKTQVYVSSVPDLKRLWSQGRGNALGKQIWKLGICPSMLGDADSLTSAATLRRDRVQDRVEAYNQVLREVCAKDRYCRFDGNAVFDYRFGTDQLSHWDWFHPSTDGQARLAEIAYRTVTARKPVT, via the coding sequence ATGCGCAATCGCGGCCACCGTTCACGGGCCGTCCTCGCCGTCGCGGTGGCGGCCCTCCTCGGCGCCGCCGGGTGCGACGCCTCCGGCGGCAACTCCTCGGCGCCCAGCGGCACGGGGGGCCACGGGTCCCCGAGGCCCACGCCGGCGTGGGACCGCAGCCCGGCGTCGATGGCCGCCGTCGGCGACTCCATCACCCGCGGGTTCGACGCGTGCAGTGTGCTGTCCGACTGCCCCGAGGTGTCCTGGGCGACCGGCAGCGATCCGCGGGTCAGGAGTCTCGCGGTCCGGCTGCTCGGCAGGACCGGGGCGGCGGAGCGGAGCTGGAACTACGCGGTGACCGGCGCACGGATGGACGACCTGCCCGGCCAGATGGCGCAGGCGGCGACCCGCCGGCCGGCGCTGGTCACGGTGATGGCGGGCGCCAACGACGCCTGCCGCGCCTCCACCTCGGCGATGACGTCGGTGACGTCCTTCCGCCGCTCGTTCCAGGACGCGATGGACACCCTGCGCGGGACACTGCCCAAGACCCAGGTGTACGTGTCGAGCGTGCCGGACCTGAAGCGGCTGTGGTCGCAGGGGCGGGGCAACGCGCTGGGCAAGCAGATCTGGAAGCTGGGCATCTGTCCCTCGATGCTCGGTGACGCCGACTCGCTCACGTCGGCGGCCACCCTGCGCCGGGACCGGGTGCAGGACCGGGTGGAGGCCTACAACCAGGTGTTGCGCGAGGTGTGCGCCAAGGACCGGTACTGCCGCTTCGACGGGAACGCCGTGTTCGACTACCGCTTCGGCACGGACCAGTTGAGCCACTGGGACTGGTTCCACCCGAGCACGGACGGCCAGGCCCGACTCGCGGAGATCGCCTACCGGACCGTTACCGCGCGGAAGCCCGTCACCTAG
- the fabF gene encoding beta-ketoacyl-ACP synthase II, with the protein MSPTNRTVVVTGIGATTPLGGDAASTWEGLIAGRSGVRPLEQEWAADQAVRIAAQIAVEPGEVIPRPQARRLDRSAQFALIAAKEAWANAGFTDKAGEDESVDPDRLGAVIASGIGGVTTLLDQYDVLKEKGVRRVSPHTVPMLMPNGPSANVGLAVGARAGVHTPVSACASGAEAIGYAIEMIRTGRADVVVAGGTEAAIHPLPIAAFGNMMAMSKNNDDPEGASRPYDVARDGFVLGEGAGVLVLESAEHAAQRGARVYAEAVGQGISADAHDIVQPEPEGRGISRALQHLLDSTDLDPAEIVHVNAHATSTPAGDVAELKALRKVFGDDADHFAVSATKSMTGHLLGGAGGVESVATVLALYNRIAPPTINVENLDPEAEAAADIVRGEARKLPVEGRIAALNDSFGFGGHNVVLAFRTI; encoded by the coding sequence GTGAGCCCGACCAATCGCACCGTGGTCGTCACCGGTATCGGCGCAACCACACCGCTGGGTGGCGACGCAGCCTCTACCTGGGAGGGCCTGATCGCCGGACGTTCCGGCGTCCGCCCCCTGGAGCAGGAGTGGGCCGCCGACCAGGCGGTCCGCATCGCGGCGCAGATCGCCGTGGAACCGGGCGAGGTCATCCCCCGCCCGCAGGCCCGCCGCCTGGACCGCTCGGCGCAGTTCGCGCTGATCGCGGCCAAGGAGGCCTGGGCGAACGCCGGTTTCACCGACAAGGCGGGCGAGGACGAGAGCGTCGACCCCGACCGGCTGGGCGCTGTCATCGCCTCCGGCATCGGCGGCGTGACGACCCTGCTCGACCAGTACGACGTGCTGAAGGAGAAGGGCGTACGCCGCGTCTCCCCGCACACCGTCCCGATGCTGATGCCGAACGGCCCGTCCGCCAACGTGGGTCTCGCCGTCGGCGCCCGCGCCGGTGTGCACACCCCGGTCTCCGCGTGCGCCTCCGGCGCCGAGGCCATCGGCTACGCCATCGAGATGATCCGCACGGGCCGCGCCGACGTCGTCGTCGCCGGTGGCACCGAGGCGGCCATCCACCCGCTTCCCATCGCCGCGTTCGGCAACATGATGGCGATGTCCAAGAACAACGACGACCCCGAGGGCGCCTCCCGTCCCTACGACGTCGCCCGTGACGGCTTCGTCCTCGGCGAGGGCGCCGGCGTCCTCGTCCTGGAGTCCGCCGAGCACGCCGCCCAGCGCGGCGCCCGGGTGTACGCCGAGGCGGTCGGCCAGGGCATCTCGGCCGACGCGCACGACATCGTGCAGCCGGAGCCCGAGGGCCGCGGCATCTCCCGCGCGCTGCAGCACCTGCTCGACAGCACCGACCTGGACCCGGCCGAGATCGTGCACGTGAACGCGCACGCCACCTCGACGCCGGCCGGCGACGTGGCCGAGCTGAAGGCGCTGCGCAAGGTGTTCGGCGACGACGCCGACCACTTCGCGGTGTCCGCGACCAAGTCGATGACCGGTCACCTCCTCGGTGGCGCCGGTGGCGTCGAGTCCGTCGCGACCGTGCTCGCGCTGTACAACCGGATCGCGCCGCCGACCATCAACGTGGAGAACCTCGACCCCGAGGCCGAGGCCGCCGCCGACATCGTCCGCGGCGAGGCGCGCAAACTGCCCGTCGAGGGCCGTATCGCCGCCCTGAACGACTCGTTCGGGTTCGGCGGCCACAACGTGGTGCTGGCGTTCCGCACGATCTGA
- a CDS encoding DUF3145 domain-containing protein, which produces MTTRGVLYVHSAPRALCPHVEWAVAGVLGTRVNLDWIRQPAAPGTWRSEFSWKGEVGTASKLASALRGWHLLRFEVTAEPCSTAEGERYSCTPELGIYHAVTGIHGDILIPEDRLRAALLRSQRGETDLEADLAKLLGKPWDDELEPFRYAGEGAPVRWLHQVV; this is translated from the coding sequence GTGACGACACGTGGAGTTCTCTACGTGCACTCCGCGCCCCGCGCGTTGTGCCCCCATGTCGAGTGGGCGGTCGCGGGGGTGCTCGGCACGCGCGTCAACCTCGACTGGATCCGGCAGCCCGCCGCGCCGGGCACCTGGAGATCCGAGTTCTCCTGGAAGGGCGAGGTCGGCACCGCCTCCAAGCTCGCCTCCGCGCTGCGCGGCTGGCACCTGCTGCGCTTCGAGGTCACCGCCGAACCCTGCTCCACCGCCGAGGGCGAGCGCTACAGCTGCACCCCCGAACTCGGCATCTACCACGCCGTCACCGGCATCCACGGCGACATCCTCATCCCCGAGGACCGGCTGCGCGCCGCGCTGCTGCGCTCCCAGCGCGGCGAGACCGACCTGGAGGCCGACCTCGCCAAGCTGCTCGGCAAGCCCTGGGACGACGAACTGGAACCCTTCCGCTACGCGGGTGAGGGCGCCCCGGTCCGCTGGCTGCACCAGGTCGTCTGA
- a CDS encoding EI24 domain-containing protein, with the protein MRDLGVGFGHLLRGQRWVVRHGKQYGFGLLPGLITLVLYAGALVGLGMYGEDLVTWSTPFADHWTSPWSGLFRGFLTAVLFALALLLAVVTFTAVTLLIGQPFYENLSEKVDRDVSPDGSAPESGLPLWRELWISGRDSLRIVVRAAVWGVLLFALGFVPFVGQTAVPVLGFFVTGFFLTEELVAVALQRRRVDLRTRLTLLRSRKTLVWGFGTPLALAFVVPFVAVFLMPGAVAGATLMARDLLGEETGEGASDAEVSAAAAAEETATP; encoded by the coding sequence ATGCGCGATCTCGGGGTGGGTTTCGGTCATCTGTTGCGGGGCCAGCGATGGGTGGTCCGGCACGGCAAGCAGTACGGGTTCGGCCTGCTGCCCGGGCTCATCACGCTCGTGCTGTACGCGGGGGCGCTGGTCGGACTCGGCATGTACGGCGAGGACCTCGTCACCTGGTCCACCCCGTTCGCCGACCACTGGACCAGCCCCTGGTCCGGCCTCTTCCGCGGCTTCCTCACCGCCGTGCTGTTCGCCCTCGCGCTGCTCCTGGCCGTCGTCACCTTCACCGCCGTCACCCTGCTGATAGGCCAGCCCTTCTACGAGAACCTCTCGGAGAAGGTCGACCGTGACGTCTCCCCGGACGGCAGCGCCCCCGAGTCGGGGCTGCCGCTCTGGCGGGAACTGTGGATCTCCGGACGCGACAGCCTCCGGATCGTGGTGCGGGCCGCCGTCTGGGGCGTGCTGCTCTTCGCGCTCGGCTTCGTGCCCTTCGTCGGCCAGACCGCCGTCCCGGTGCTCGGCTTCTTCGTCACCGGCTTCTTCCTCACCGAGGAACTCGTCGCCGTCGCCCTCCAGCGCCGCCGGGTCGATCTGCGCACCCGCCTCACCCTGCTCCGCTCCCGCAAGACGCTGGTCTGGGGCTTCGGCACACCGCTGGCCCTGGCGTTCGTCGTGCCGTTCGTCGCGGTGTTCCTGATGCCGGGCGCCGTCGCGGGCGCCACCCTGATGGCCCGGGACCTGCTCGGCGAGGAGACGGGCGAGGGCGCGAGCGACGCCGAGGTCTCCGCGGCGGCCGCGGCGGAGGAGACCGCCACTCCGTGA
- a CDS encoding NADP-dependent oxidoreductase: MSETPHLPAVNREWQLVSRPVGWPKPEDFALVEAEVRQPGPGQVLVRNAYASVDPYMRGRMSAAKSYVAPFELGKTMQGGAVGEVVASNAEGIAVGDHVLHFLGWREYAVVDAKQAVKVDPEAAPLSTYLGVLGMTGLTAYAGLLRVADFKEGDAVFVSGAAGAVGSQVGQIAKLKGASRVIGSAGSDEKVKLLVEEYGFDAAFNYKNGPVSQQLREAAPDGIDVYFDNVGGDHLEAAIGSLNRDGRIAICGMISVYNSTEAVPGPKNLARLIQTRGRIQGFLVGDHYDLQQEFVQEVGGWVRSGELKYNETVVEGIENNLEAFFGVLRGDNTGKMIVKL, translated from the coding sequence ATGTCCGAGACCCCCCACCTCCCCGCCGTCAACCGTGAATGGCAGCTGGTCAGCCGTCCGGTCGGCTGGCCCAAGCCCGAGGACTTCGCCCTGGTCGAGGCCGAGGTGCGGCAGCCGGGACCGGGCCAGGTCCTGGTGCGCAACGCCTATGCGTCCGTCGACCCGTACATGCGTGGCCGCATGAGCGCCGCCAAGTCCTATGTCGCGCCCTTCGAGCTGGGGAAGACCATGCAGGGCGGCGCGGTCGGCGAGGTCGTCGCCTCGAACGCGGAGGGCATCGCCGTCGGCGACCACGTCCTGCACTTCCTCGGCTGGCGCGAGTACGCGGTCGTGGACGCCAAGCAGGCCGTCAAGGTCGACCCCGAGGCCGCGCCGCTCTCCACGTACCTCGGCGTCCTCGGCATGACCGGCCTCACCGCCTACGCGGGGCTGCTGCGCGTCGCGGACTTCAAGGAGGGCGACGCGGTCTTCGTGTCCGGCGCGGCCGGCGCGGTCGGCAGCCAGGTCGGCCAGATCGCGAAGCTGAAGGGCGCCTCGCGTGTCATCGGCTCCGCCGGTTCCGACGAGAAGGTCAAGCTCCTGGTCGAGGAGTACGGCTTCGACGCGGCCTTCAACTACAAGAACGGCCCGGTCTCCCAGCAGCTCCGCGAGGCCGCACCCGACGGGATCGACGTCTACTTCGACAACGTGGGCGGCGACCACCTGGAGGCGGCGATCGGCTCCCTCAACCGGGACGGCCGCATCGCGATCTGCGGCATGATCTCCGTCTACAACAGCACCGAGGCCGTCCCCGGCCCGAAGAACCTGGCCCGTCTGATCCAGACCCGCGGCCGCATCCAGGGCTTCCTCGTCGGCGACCACTACGACCTCCAGCAGGAGTTCGTCCAGGAGGTCGGCGGCTGGGTCCGCTCCGGCGAGCTGAAGTACAACGAGACGGTCGTCGAGGGCATCGAGAACAACCTGGAGGCCTTCTTCGGCGTCCTGCGCGGCGACAACACCGGAAAGATGATCGTCAAGCTCTGA
- a CDS encoding glycoside hydrolase family 3 protein: protein MAETAVDTAKDPQGADAAREAVVEAALARLDLDAKARLLAGQNMWTLPALPEIGLPSLVMSDGPIGVRGVHWTADDPSVALPSPTALAATWDPELARRAGTLLAQEARRKGVHVLLAPTVNLHRSPLGGRHFEAYSEDPLLTGAIGSGYVRGVQSGGVGTTVKHFVANDAETDRFTVDNLVSERALRELYLAPFETIVENAHPWGIMTAYNQVNGTTMTEHRHLVNEVLRGEWGFDGFNVSDWMAGRATKAAIEGGLDVAMPGPRTVYGAPLAAAVRAGEVDEATVDTAVRNVLRLAARVGILQGAEPVVTDLPATVDGEALAREIARRAFVLVRNEGALPLTEGRRVALIGAAARDARVLGGGSATVFPARVVSPLDGLTAALPEGTLSYAVGADPTVELPVADKGFELRAVCRDATGETIGSGSAPSGQIQWMGDDLPEGVTHDTLHTVELTGTFTPRDTGLHTFGVKGLGAFTLTVDGTTCFDGVQGTDKDDPFITFFGAPVPRGRAELTAGTPVEVSLTYVVALPEDIPMKVVGFSLAHQEPVRDADELIAEAVEAARAADTAVVVVATTDRVESEGFDRADLGLPGRQDELVHAVAAANPNTVVIVNSGSPVELPWRDEVAAVLLSWFPGQEGGAALADVLTGAHEPGGRLPTTWGSLADAPVTRVAPADGELPYTEDVFIGYRAWEKEGRTPSYPFGHGLGYTDWTYEAIEVEGTTVTVRVRNSGERVGREVVQVYLAPTEPDAERPARALAGFAVVEAAPGASVEAVVELPRRAFELWDTAAGGWAFVKGSYEIQAGRSLMDPRLRTIIEA, encoded by the coding sequence ATGGCGGAGACAGCGGTGGACACGGCGAAGGACCCGCAGGGGGCGGACGCGGCCCGCGAGGCCGTCGTCGAGGCGGCGCTCGCCCGCCTCGACCTCGACGCGAAGGCGCGCCTGCTGGCCGGCCAGAACATGTGGACGCTCCCCGCGCTCCCCGAGATCGGGCTGCCGTCGCTGGTCATGTCGGACGGCCCGATCGGCGTCCGCGGCGTCCACTGGACCGCCGACGACCCCTCCGTCGCCCTGCCCTCGCCCACCGCCCTCGCCGCCACCTGGGACCCGGAGCTGGCCCGCCGCGCCGGCACGCTCCTCGCCCAGGAGGCCCGCCGCAAGGGCGTCCACGTCCTGCTCGCCCCCACCGTGAACCTGCACCGCTCCCCGCTCGGCGGGCGTCACTTCGAGGCCTACAGCGAGGACCCCCTGCTGACCGGCGCGATCGGCAGCGGCTACGTCCGGGGCGTGCAGTCCGGCGGAGTCGGCACCACCGTCAAGCACTTCGTCGCCAACGACGCCGAGACCGACCGCTTCACCGTCGACAACCTCGTCTCCGAACGCGCCCTGCGCGAGCTCTATCTGGCCCCCTTCGAGACCATCGTCGAGAACGCCCACCCCTGGGGCATCATGACCGCCTACAACCAGGTCAACGGCACCACGATGACCGAGCACCGCCACCTCGTGAACGAGGTCCTGCGCGGCGAGTGGGGCTTCGACGGCTTCAACGTCTCCGACTGGATGGCCGGCCGCGCCACCAAGGCCGCCATCGAGGGCGGCCTCGACGTCGCCATGCCCGGCCCCCGCACCGTCTACGGCGCCCCGCTCGCCGCCGCCGTCCGGGCCGGCGAGGTCGACGAGGCCACCGTCGACACGGCCGTCCGCAACGTGCTGCGCCTCGCCGCCCGCGTCGGCATCCTCCAGGGTGCCGAGCCCGTCGTGACCGACCTGCCCGCGACCGTCGACGGAGAGGCGCTGGCCCGCGAGATCGCCCGCCGCGCCTTCGTCCTCGTCCGCAACGAAGGCGCCCTGCCGCTCACGGAAGGCCGTCGCGTCGCGCTCATCGGGGCCGCGGCCCGCGACGCCCGTGTCCTCGGCGGCGGCTCCGCCACCGTGTTCCCCGCCCGGGTGGTCTCGCCCCTCGACGGCCTCACCGCCGCCCTCCCCGAGGGCACGCTCAGCTACGCCGTCGGCGCCGACCCGACCGTCGAACTCCCCGTCGCCGACAAGGGGTTCGAGCTGCGTGCGGTCTGCCGCGACGCCACGGGGGAGACCATCGGCAGCGGCTCGGCCCCGAGCGGCCAGATCCAGTGGATGGGTGACGACCTGCCCGAGGGCGTCACCCACGACACCCTCCACACCGTGGAGCTGACCGGCACCTTCACCCCGCGCGACACCGGCCTGCACACCTTCGGCGTGAAGGGCCTCGGCGCGTTCACCCTCACCGTCGACGGCACGACCTGCTTCGACGGCGTCCAGGGCACCGACAAGGACGACCCCTTCATCACCTTCTTCGGCGCCCCCGTCCCGCGCGGCCGGGCCGAACTCACCGCCGGAACGCCCGTCGAGGTCTCCCTCACCTACGTCGTCGCCCTCCCCGAGGACATCCCGATGAAGGTCGTCGGCTTCTCGCTCGCCCACCAGGAACCGGTGCGCGACGCCGACGAACTGATCGCCGAGGCCGTCGAGGCCGCCCGCGCCGCCGACACCGCCGTCGTCGTGGTCGCCACCACCGACCGCGTCGAGTCCGAGGGCTTCGACCGCGCGGACCTCGGGCTCCCCGGCCGCCAGGACGAGCTGGTGCACGCCGTGGCCGCCGCCAACCCCAACACCGTCGTGATCGTCAACTCCGGCTCCCCGGTGGAGCTTCCGTGGCGCGACGAGGTCGCCGCGGTGCTCCTGAGCTGGTTCCCCGGCCAAGAGGGCGGCGCCGCCCTCGCCGACGTCCTCACCGGCGCCCACGAGCCCGGCGGCCGCCTCCCCACCACCTGGGGCTCCCTCGCCGACGCCCCGGTCACCCGGGTCGCCCCGGCCGACGGCGAACTCCCCTACACGGAGGACGTGTTCATCGGCTACCGCGCCTGGGAGAAGGAGGGGCGGACCCCCTCCTACCCGTTCGGCCACGGACTCGGCTACACCGACTGGACGTACGAGGCGATCGAGGTCGAGGGAACGACCGTGACCGTCCGGGTCCGCAACTCCGGTGAGCGCGTCGGACGCGAGGTCGTCCAGGTCTATCTCGCCCCCACGGAACCGGACGCGGAGCGGCCCGCCCGGGCGCTCGCCGGATTCGCCGTCGTCGAGGCCGCCCCCGGCGCGAGCGTCGAGGCCGTCGTGGAGCTGCCGCGCCGCGCGTTCGAGCTCTGGGACACCGCCGCCGGCGGCTGGGCGTTTGTGAAGGGTTCGTACGAGATTCAGGCAGGGCGTTCCCTCATGGACCCCCGGCTGCGCACGATCATCGAGGCGTGA
- a CDS encoding organic hydroperoxide resistance protein, translating to MSIQQSEVLYTAVATAENGRDGRVATDDGKLDVVVNPPKEMGGSGAGTNPEQLFAAGYSACFQGALGVVARQENADITGSTVTAKVGIGKNDDGFGIIVEISATIPNVDAGTARALLEKAHQVCPYSKATRGNITVTLA from the coding sequence ATGTCCATCCAGCAGTCCGAGGTCCTGTACACCGCAGTCGCCACCGCCGAGAACGGGCGGGACGGCCGCGTCGCCACCGACGACGGCAAGCTCGACGTCGTCGTCAACCCGCCGAAGGAGATGGGCGGCAGCGGCGCCGGCACCAACCCGGAGCAGCTCTTCGCCGCCGGGTACAGCGCCTGCTTCCAGGGCGCCCTCGGTGTCGTGGCCCGGCAGGAGAACGCCGACATCACCGGCTCGACCGTCACCGCGAAGGTCGGCATCGGCAAGAACGACGACGGTTTCGGGATCATCGTGGAGATCTCCGCCACGATCCCGAACGTCGACGCCGGCACCGCCCGCGCGCTCCTGGAGAAGGCCCACCAGGTCTGCCCGTACTCGAAGGCGACGCGCGGCAACATCACCGTGACGCTCGCCTGA
- a CDS encoding pyroglutamyl peptidase, whose protein sequence is MNRLRVRIGVLGLALLAGFAAPPAASALPAAPTATATGVPTAEERRLDRAAPQEILRRSGFDTVAPEFARALARAGSYAQAERIVRRQGARLWQRAVDRVQGRGPAGGDLSRDDDRPLYWARLGMTLEVRRWQPAFGVTDACRGRLLDALERGSRGQDAVRYPPRDRVKRILVTGFDPFTLDRDVRISNPSGATALALDGTTIRTAEGPARVEAVVFPVRWRDFAEGAVERALGPYLPHVDLFTTVSQGRVGRFDVERTNGAWRGGFPDNENVSSTGTVPVTDPAAQPQWTSTTLPYARIVAAPTGRFPVYDHTAVTEIPAGGADPVVRDDGPTPGSQARAGGGGDYLSNEIAYRATLLRDRLGLGASLPGGHVHTPVLEFGPGNTDPASGAVTDPAFVRNRLDIVAQVRAILTVAAGSGTPAVGAARRSRG, encoded by the coding sequence TTGAATCGTCTCCGCGTTCGGATCGGCGTCCTCGGGCTCGCACTGCTGGCGGGGTTCGCCGCACCGCCCGCCGCCTCGGCCCTTCCGGCCGCGCCCACCGCCACCGCCACCGGGGTTCCCACGGCCGAGGAGCGGCGGCTCGACCGGGCGGCACCGCAGGAGATCCTGCGGCGCTCCGGATTCGACACGGTGGCACCGGAGTTCGCACGGGCGCTGGCGCGGGCCGGGTCGTACGCGCAGGCCGAGCGGATCGTCCGGCGGCAGGGTGCGCGCCTGTGGCAGCGGGCGGTCGACCGGGTCCAGGGGCGGGGCCCCGCGGGCGGCGACCTGAGCCGGGACGACGACCGGCCGCTGTACTGGGCCCGGCTCGGCATGACCCTCGAAGTCCGGCGGTGGCAGCCCGCGTTCGGGGTGACCGACGCCTGCCGCGGCCGCCTGCTCGACGCCTTGGAGCGGGGTTCACGCGGCCAGGACGCCGTGCGCTATCCGCCGCGCGACCGGGTGAAGCGGATCCTCGTCACCGGGTTCGACCCGTTCACCCTGGACCGGGACGTCCGGATCTCCAACCCCTCCGGGGCGACCGCTCTCGCCCTGGACGGCACGACGATCCGGACGGCGGAAGGGCCCGCGCGGGTGGAGGCCGTCGTCTTCCCCGTCCGCTGGCGGGACTTCGCCGAAGGCGCGGTGGAACGCGCCCTCGGCCCGTACCTTCCGCACGTGGACCTGTTCACGACCGTCAGCCAGGGCCGCGTCGGCCGGTTCGACGTGGAGCGCACCAACGGGGCCTGGCGGGGCGGCTTCCCGGACAACGAGAACGTCTCCAGCACCGGGACCGTGCCGGTGACCGACCCGGCCGCGCAGCCCCAGTGGACGTCGACGACCCTCCCGTACGCGCGGATCGTCGCCGCGCCGACGGGGCGCTTCCCGGTCTACGACCACACCGCGGTGACCGAGATCCCGGCCGGGGGCGCCGATCCGGTCGTCCGGGACGACGGACCGACGCCGGGATCGCAGGCCCGCGCGGGCGGCGGCGGGGACTACCTGTCCAACGAGATCGCCTACCGGGCGACCCTGCTGCGCGACCGTCTCGGCCTGGGCGCGAGCCTGCCGGGCGGCCATGTCCACACGCCCGTGCTGGAGTTCGGGCCCGGGAACACGGACCCGGCGAGCGGAGCGGTGACGGACCCCGCGTTCGTGCGCAACCGCCTCGACATCGTCGCCCAGGTGCGCGCGATCCTGACGGTGGCCGCGGGTTCCGGGACACCCGCCGTCGGCGCGGCGCGGCGGTCGCGCGGCTGA
- a CDS encoding TetR/AcrR family transcriptional regulator: MPYGDAMATRTRSEERRAEIVRAALEVIAERGYRGASLAAVAERVGLTQQGLLHHFPTKEALLVAVLKERDQWDAVPDSAWRSDLLVSLVEYNAMRPGIIQTFSALLGESVTEGHPAREFFTRRYTAVRANMAAVLRAEYGERLPSGLTPERAAPLLVAVMDGLQYQWLLDPESVDMPAAFRDFLTLLGEH; encoded by the coding sequence ATGCCGTACGGTGACGCCATGGCGACCAGGACCAGGAGTGAGGAGCGGCGCGCGGAGATCGTGCGTGCGGCGCTGGAGGTGATCGCCGAGCGCGGCTACCGGGGCGCGAGCCTCGCCGCGGTCGCCGAGCGCGTGGGACTCACCCAGCAGGGCCTGCTGCACCACTTCCCGACCAAGGAGGCGCTGCTCGTCGCCGTGCTCAAGGAGCGCGACCAGTGGGACGCCGTGCCGGACAGCGCGTGGCGGTCCGATCTGCTCGTCTCGCTGGTCGAGTACAACGCGATGCGGCCCGGCATCATCCAGACGTTCTCCGCGCTGCTCGGCGAGAGCGTCACGGAGGGGCACCCGGCGCGCGAGTTCTTCACCCGGCGCTACACCGCCGTCCGCGCGAACATGGCCGCGGTGCTGCGCGCCGAGTACGGGGAGCGGCTGCCGAGCGGCCTCACGCCGGAGCGCGCCGCCCCCCTGCTCGTGGCCGTGATGGACGGGCTCCAGTACCAATGGCTGCTGGACCCGGAGTCGGTGGACATGCCGGCCGCGTTCCGTGACTTCCTGACACTGCTCGGCGAGCACTGA
- a CDS encoding LysR substrate-binding domain-containing protein: MRLPRLADEDWVSGSRRSEGTLLDAALRHGFRPRIAHVVAEWTARQGYVAAGLGVTPVPALAAEAVRPGIALVPVRDEAAPARAVYAATPRGPSLTPARTAFQAALRTSAAAFSP, from the coding sequence GTGCGGCTGCCCCGACTGGCGGACGAGGACTGGGTGTCCGGGAGCCGGCGGTCCGAGGGGACACTCCTCGACGCGGCGCTGCGGCACGGGTTCCGGCCACGCATCGCGCACGTCGTCGCCGAGTGGACCGCCCGGCAGGGGTACGTCGCCGCCGGGCTCGGGGTGACCCCGGTCCCGGCGCTCGCCGCCGAGGCCGTACGGCCCGGCATCGCGCTCGTCCCGGTCCGCGACGAGGCCGCGCCCGCCCGGGCGGTGTACGCGGCGACCCCGCGCGGGCCGTCCCTGACACCGGCCCGCACGGCGTTCCAGGCCGCGCTGCGGACCTCGGCGGCCGCGTTCTCCCCGTGA